Proteins encoded together in one Porites lutea chromosome 2, jaPorLute2.1, whole genome shotgun sequence window:
- the LOC140927136 gene encoding uncharacterized protein yields the protein MNFLVFSAAFTMIVTIHGALALRCHQCMPDQNTVVSSLQQQGNNSKSLSFCAEPSATFDCSQDPLIGNMADSCYTARVTLNTSLLIGDIEMYVLNCSVMSFCNSMKADLCGMLGNMFGEIPMMDIKNCDITCCQGDLCNNPSAPSSANTTQAPAGGGPTVKSSVKSSVPPATTLFGVLVLMAVTFVRF from the exons ATGAACTTCCTTGTGTTTAGCGCAGCTTTTACGATGATTGTGACAATCCATGGAG CTTTGGCCTTAAGATGCCACCAGTGTATGCCAGACCAGAACACGGTTGTTAGTTCCCTGCAACAACAAGGAAACAACTCGAAAAGCTTGAGCTTTTGTGCTGAGCCCAGTGCCACTTTTGATTGCAGTCAAGATCCATTGATAGGAAACATGGCCGATTCCTGTTATACAGCCCGTGTCACCTTAAACACATCTCTTCTAATTGGTGACATCGAAATGTATGTCCTCAATTGTTCCGTAATGTCATTTTGTAACTCAATGAAGGCTGATCTGTGCGGCATGCTGGGAAATATGTTTGGAGAGATACCAATGATGGACATTAAAAATTGTGACATCACATGCTGCCAGGGGGACCTCTGTAATAATCCATCCGCACCGTCATCCGCTAATACAACTCAGGCTCCTGCCGGCGGTGGCCCAACGGTAAAGTCGTCGGTGAAGAGCAGTGTTCCACCAGCAACCACTCTGTTTGGAGTTCTGGTTTTGATGGCTGTAACTTTTGTGAGGTTTTAG